From Chlamydiifrater volucris, one genomic window encodes:
- a CDS encoding HU family DNA-binding protein, giving the protein MATMTKKKLISTISQDQKIHPSHVRMVIQNFLDKMTDALAKGDRLEFRDFGVLQVVERKPKIGRNPKNAAVPIHIPARRAVKFTPGKKMKKLIETPAKSS; this is encoded by the coding sequence ATGGCTACTATGACTAAGAAGAAACTGATATCAACGATTTCTCAGGATCAAAAGATCCACCCTAGCCACGTGAGAATGGTGATACAAAACTTCTTGGATAAGATGACTGACGCTCTAGCAAAGGGAGATCGTTTAGAGTTCAGAGATTTTGGAGTCCTACAAGTTGTGGAACGTAAGCCTAAAATTGGTAGAAATCCAAAGAATGCTGCTGTACCTATTCACATTCCTGCTAGAAGAGCTGTTAAGTTTACTCCAGGGAAAAAGATGAAAAAACTTATCGAAACCCCAGCAAAATCTTCCTAG
- a CDS encoding N-acetylmuramoyl-L-alanine amidase family protein gives MRHIRFLSIVRLFSMIRRRFLLQLPLVVNALVFLFLPIVCLGNPAISQRGARSEVIYIDAGHGGKDQGTSGKNPFYEEKQLTLSLAVATQNYLRRMGYRPIMTRTSDVFVDLYRRASLANSGRADVFVSIHCNHSSNTAAYGTEVYFYNGKGASATRVRQSEELGKQIMQAMERSGSLKSRAVKVGNFAVIRETTMPAVLVETGFLSNPKERGCLLDGRYRMRLAKGIAEGIHAYLGMRGNKKVSLEKPATKSAATSLGGGKVVTKTTKR, from the coding sequence ATGAGACATATCAGATTTTTAAGCATCGTACGATTGTTTTCGATGATAAGGAGGAGGTTCTTGCTGCAATTGCCTCTAGTTGTTAACGCGTTAGTCTTTTTATTTTTGCCTATTGTTTGCTTGGGTAATCCAGCCATCTCGCAACGAGGAGCTCGGTCTGAGGTCATCTATATCGATGCGGGTCATGGCGGCAAGGATCAAGGAACTTCGGGAAAGAATCCTTTTTATGAAGAAAAGCAGCTAACGTTATCTTTGGCTGTGGCTACGCAAAATTATTTGCGACGCATGGGGTATCGCCCTATTATGACGAGGACATCAGACGTTTTCGTGGACCTTTATCGTCGGGCTTCTTTGGCAAATTCTGGTCGAGCAGATGTTTTTGTAAGTATTCATTGCAATCATTCGTCCAATACCGCCGCTTACGGCACGGAGGTATACTTCTACAATGGCAAGGGAGCTTCTGCAACAAGAGTCAGACAATCAGAAGAGTTAGGTAAGCAAATCATGCAAGCGATGGAAAGAAGTGGTTCATTAAAGTCTCGCGCGGTTAAGGTAGGCAATTTTGCTGTCATCAGGGAGACGACGATGCCGGCTGTTTTGGTGGAGACAGGTTTTTTGTCGAATCCCAAAGAAAGGGGGTGTCTATTGGATGGTAGATACAGAATGCGCTTGGCCAAAGGGATAGCAGAGGGTATACATGCTTATTTAGGAATGAGGGGAAACAAAAAGGTTTCTCTAGAAAAACCAGCAACCAAATCCGCCGCCACCTCTTTGGGTGGAGGAAAGGTTGTTACTAAAACGACCAAAAGGTAG
- a CDS encoding UDP-N-acetylmuramoyl-L-alanyl-D-glutamate--2,6-diaminopimelate ligase, whose translation MKLTELLKSLGKVEYVLHGSCSGIEVRHIVVDSRVVGYGDVFIAKKGAKFDGNDFSKQAVENGAVAVVSEVYNPFLNVVQIVSKEVVLIEALLAAKCYGYPEKKMHIVGVTGTNGKTTVVSLVKHLSDAMGSPCGSLGTLGYVLGAQKVMGDLTTPDASSIYKYLGEMVKNGLQNVAMEVSSIGLVLDRLLNIPFHTAIFTNLTLDHLDFHETWDNYVKAKGLLFSSLSSNSLAIFNGDSPYAKKYASLTEARVMFYGIENACDLTASNIVLSSEGTCFTVSYKGESVLAKVPLVGLHNVYNVLAALCVAVEDFGFSLEEAVYILKTSQAPRGRLERIDGGACPVFVDYAHTPDALENVLVALKSLLPTGGRIIIVFGCGGDRDKGKRVVMAQVAEKYGFSVVTTDNPRTEDPAGIIQEICSGFSKDNFCVEIDRKQAIKYALSIASDKDIVLVAGKGHETYQIFKHRTIVFDDKEEVLAAIASSC comes from the coding sequence GTGAAGCTGACAGAATTGCTCAAAAGTTTGGGAAAGGTCGAATATGTTCTTCATGGCAGTTGTTCGGGGATCGAAGTTCGGCACATTGTTGTAGATTCTAGGGTTGTGGGGTATGGAGATGTTTTCATAGCTAAGAAAGGGGCTAAGTTTGATGGAAATGATTTTTCCAAGCAAGCAGTAGAGAATGGCGCTGTTGCCGTCGTTTCTGAAGTTTATAATCCTTTTTTAAACGTTGTGCAGATTGTTTCTAAGGAAGTTGTCTTGATAGAGGCTTTGTTAGCGGCAAAGTGTTATGGCTATCCGGAGAAAAAGATGCATATCGTAGGCGTTACAGGCACTAATGGAAAGACTACTGTTGTTAGTCTAGTTAAGCATTTGTCTGATGCTATGGGCTCGCCTTGTGGTTCTTTGGGGACTCTAGGATATGTTTTAGGGGCTCAAAAAGTAATGGGGGATTTGACGACGCCAGATGCTTCTTCAATATATAAGTATCTGGGTGAAATGGTGAAGAATGGCCTTCAAAACGTGGCTATGGAAGTTTCTTCCATAGGCTTGGTTCTTGATAGATTATTAAACATCCCTTTCCATACTGCGATTTTTACTAATTTGACTTTGGATCACTTGGATTTTCACGAAACTTGGGATAACTATGTGAAGGCTAAAGGGTTGTTGTTTTCTTCCTTAAGCTCCAATAGTTTGGCGATATTTAACGGTGATTCTCCGTATGCTAAAAAATATGCTTCCTTAACCGAAGCCAGGGTTATGTTCTACGGTATAGAAAATGCTTGTGATTTGACGGCTTCTAATATTGTTTTAAGCAGCGAGGGGACCTGTTTTACTGTCTCGTATAAAGGAGAATCAGTATTAGCTAAGGTGCCTCTAGTAGGTCTTCACAACGTGTACAATGTTCTAGCTGCTCTTTGCGTAGCTGTAGAAGACTTTGGTTTTTCTCTAGAGGAAGCTGTATATATTCTGAAAACTAGTCAAGCTCCTCGTGGGCGTCTCGAGAGGATAGATGGCGGTGCCTGTCCTGTTTTTGTCGATTATGCTCATACTCCGGACGCTTTGGAGAATGTTCTTGTAGCTTTAAAGTCTCTTCTTCCGACAGGGGGAAGAATTATTATTGTCTTTGGCTGTGGAGGAGATAGAGATAAAGGTAAGCGTGTGGTAATGGCTCAAGTTGCTGAGAAGTACGGGTTTTCTGTGGTTACAACAGATAATCCTCGTACAGAAGATCCTGCAGGTATTATTCAAGAAATTTGCTCCGGATTTTCTAAGGATAATTTCTGTGTCGAAATCGACAGAAAACAAGCAATAAAATATGCTTTGTCTATTGCTTCGGATAAAGATATTGTTCTCGTTGCTGGTAAGGGGCATGAGACATATCAGATTTTTAAGCATCGTACGATTGTTTTCGATGATAAGGAGGAGGTTCTTGCTGCAATTGCCTCTAGTTGTTAA
- a CDS encoding peptidoglycan D,D-transpeptidase FtsI family protein, whose protein sequence is MIKKKRLIFIVIGLFFLYSLLIARYYEIQIISGDKWSSEASMQHEFRVKEPFRRGTFFASALPHQSKEEDFRPLALDLTKFHVFLDPASIPDIYKKEIADHLVSLVGEGDTKMILSEMNKRSRSRKVFSWQDKECKQRVLSWWRPFAAKCKIPSNAIYFVTDYRRSYPFGKLLGQVLHTIREVKDEKTGKAFPTGGLEAYFNHVLEGESGERKLLRSPLNRLDLDRVIKMPRDGSDIFLTINHHIQTIAEEELEKGVVAAQAKGGRVIMMDPYSGEILALAQYPFFNPGDYKEYFNDKEKIEYTKVSVVSDVFEPGSIMKPITVALALKGNEELISRGEKPLFSPQDPIDVTRTIFPGRANKPLKDITPRKRLNMYMAIQKSSNVYMAQLADRIVSRLGVDWYRKQLLSLGFGGVSGVEIPAEAPGMVPSPNRFHSNGSPEWSLSTPYSLAMGYNIMATGIQMAVAYSALLNGGYLVKPTLVKEIRTPTGRRYTIRKERGAEKLFSDGTVSELIRAMSLTTLPGGTGVRASMKHFSSGGKTGTSEKIFEGKYCKNRHISSFIGFSPANFDKNVLPKFVLLVSIDDPAHIVLEDGTKNYMGGRCAAPVFSAIASRVLPYLGVSPDKEGSGCREFVESLKRSFEEWNR, encoded by the coding sequence ATGATAAAGAAAAAGCGATTAATTTTTATTGTGATAGGGCTTTTCTTTCTCTATTCTCTACTGATAGCGCGCTATTACGAGATCCAAATTATTAGTGGAGACAAATGGTCTTCTGAGGCTTCTATGCAACATGAATTCCGTGTTAAAGAGCCTTTTCGTCGAGGGACTTTTTTTGCCTCGGCTCTACCTCATCAAAGCAAAGAAGAGGATTTTCGTCCTTTAGCTCTTGACTTGACGAAATTTCATGTTTTCTTGGATCCAGCATCTATACCAGACATTTACAAGAAAGAAATAGCCGATCATCTTGTGTCTCTTGTTGGGGAAGGTGATACAAAGATGATTCTTTCTGAAATGAATAAGAGGTCTCGCAGTCGTAAAGTGTTTTCCTGGCAAGATAAGGAGTGCAAACAAAGAGTATTGAGTTGGTGGCGTCCATTTGCTGCAAAATGCAAGATTCCCTCTAACGCAATTTATTTTGTAACAGACTATCGGCGATCTTACCCATTTGGGAAACTTCTTGGTCAAGTTCTGCATACCATAAGGGAGGTCAAAGATGAAAAAACAGGAAAAGCCTTCCCTACAGGAGGTCTTGAGGCTTATTTTAATCATGTTTTAGAAGGAGAGTCTGGTGAGAGAAAATTACTTAGGTCTCCGTTAAACAGGCTTGATTTGGATAGAGTGATTAAGATGCCAAGGGATGGGTCTGATATCTTCCTTACTATCAATCATCATATACAAACGATTGCAGAGGAAGAGTTAGAAAAAGGGGTCGTGGCAGCACAAGCTAAAGGGGGGCGTGTCATAATGATGGACCCTTACTCAGGGGAAATTTTAGCGTTAGCTCAATACCCTTTTTTTAATCCAGGTGACTACAAAGAATACTTCAATGACAAAGAGAAGATTGAATATACCAAAGTGTCCGTAGTTAGTGATGTATTTGAACCTGGGTCTATCATGAAGCCTATCACTGTTGCTTTGGCTTTGAAAGGCAATGAAGAATTGATAAGCAGAGGAGAGAAGCCCTTGTTTTCTCCTCAAGATCCTATCGATGTGACTAGGACTATTTTCCCGGGAAGAGCTAATAAGCCCTTAAAGGACATCACTCCAAGAAAGCGATTGAATATGTACATGGCTATCCAGAAATCATCTAATGTTTACATGGCTCAATTAGCCGATAGGATCGTCAGTAGACTTGGAGTGGATTGGTATAGAAAGCAGTTGTTATCACTGGGGTTTGGTGGAGTTTCAGGAGTGGAAATTCCTGCCGAAGCGCCAGGGATGGTTCCTTCGCCTAACCGTTTTCATTCCAATGGAAGTCCGGAGTGGAGTTTATCGACACCGTACTCGTTAGCCATGGGCTACAATATTATGGCAACGGGCATACAGATGGCTGTTGCTTATTCTGCCCTATTAAATGGAGGGTATTTAGTGAAGCCTACTCTTGTTAAGGAGATTCGCACTCCTACGGGAAGGCGTTATACTATTCGAAAGGAGCGAGGAGCCGAAAAATTATTTTCTGATGGTACTGTTTCGGAGCTTATTAGGGCTATGAGCTTAACGACTTTGCCAGGAGGAACAGGGGTTAGGGCTTCTATGAAACATTTTTCTTCAGGAGGGAAAACTGGCACTTCAGAAAAAATTTTTGAGGGTAAATACTGTAAGAATCGGCATATATCCTCATTTATTGGTTTTTCTCCTGCTAATTTTGATAAAAATGTTTTGCCTAAGTTTGTTTTGCTTGTTTCTATTGATGATCCGGCTCATATTGTCTTAGAGGATGGCACGAAGAACTATATGGGTGGACGTTGTGCAGCTCCTGTGTTTTCTGCGATAGCTTCAAGGGTTCTTCCCTATCTGGGGGTCTCTCCAGATAAAGAAGGAAGCGGCTGTCGGGAGTTTGTGGAGTCTTTGAAGCGGTCATTTGAGGAGTGGAATCGGTAG
- the rsmH gene encoding 16S rRNA (cytosine(1402)-N(4))-methyltransferase RsmH, which translates to MNSTEFPHVSVMVRECLDCFSLKSPEVFCDVTVGAGGHAEAFLTEFTSIKEYKGFDRDASSLEISSQRLEKFSNRVSLCKASFSELRDHLKSNSIDGLLADLGMSSMQLDDPHRGFSFRWDAPLDMRMDISRGETASDVLNGRTEKELGDIFRLYGEEPSWKNAAKAIVAYRKRKKILTVNDLKEATVKVFPSYRLRKKIHPLTLLFQALRVYVNNEWEQLNSLLSLSTDVLSPGGRMVIISFCSSEDRPVKNFFREAEKKGVGFVVTKKVIMPSREEVRRNPRSRSAKLRCFEKS; encoded by the coding sequence GTGAATTCGACAGAATTTCCTCATGTTTCGGTAATGGTCAGAGAATGTCTGGATTGTTTTTCTTTGAAGAGTCCAGAAGTTTTTTGTGATGTAACCGTAGGAGCTGGAGGGCACGCTGAAGCTTTTTTGACAGAATTCACTAGCATTAAAGAGTACAAGGGATTTGATAGGGATGCTTCCTCATTAGAGATATCATCTCAACGTTTGGAGAAATTTTCCAACAGAGTCTCCCTGTGCAAAGCTTCTTTTTCGGAGCTGAGAGATCATTTAAAAAGCAACAGTATTGATGGATTGTTGGCAGATTTGGGAATGTCTTCCATGCAACTAGATGATCCTCATCGAGGATTTAGTTTTCGTTGGGATGCTCCTTTGGATATGCGTATGGACATCTCAAGAGGGGAGACAGCCTCAGACGTACTAAATGGTAGGACAGAAAAGGAGTTAGGGGATATTTTTCGTCTGTATGGAGAAGAACCTTCGTGGAAAAATGCAGCCAAAGCCATAGTTGCTTATCGAAAAAGGAAGAAGATTTTGACAGTCAATGATTTGAAAGAAGCTACAGTAAAAGTTTTTCCTTCCTACAGATTAAGAAAAAAAATCCATCCTTTAACATTGCTTTTTCAAGCGCTTCGTGTTTATGTGAATAACGAATGGGAACAGCTGAATTCTTTGCTTTCTCTATCCACGGATGTCCTTTCTCCAGGAGGTAGGATGGTCATAATTTCCTTTTGCAGTTCAGAAGATCGTCCTGTAAAGAACTTTTTTAGGGAGGCGGAAAAGAAGGGGGTGGGTTTTGTCGTCACCAAGAAGGTAATCATGCCTTCTAGGGAGGAAGTTCGGAGAAATCCGAGGTCTCGGTCAGCAAAATTGCGGTGTTTTGAGAAAAGTTGA
- a CDS encoding DUF5399 family protein produces MVEIFNYNTSVYERYASETKIINDFRKELNLDATFIRDVAGHTRILDFTPKPSALTTLMGLDQKTQWAFFSPPPGYFKQRFSTPYIAPSLGSSDNQDADMEKISSFLKILTNGRFDYKSRVNGSFDQQNPGDHEDDENDEEEDPKIQEGKTLLKALDFGVKSSNVMIDYIISRIFQFVQG; encoded by the coding sequence GTGGTTGAAATTTTTAATTATAACACCTCAGTATATGAGAGATATGCATCCGAAACAAAAATTATCAATGACTTTCGCAAAGAGTTAAATCTAGATGCCACCTTTATTCGGGACGTTGCCGGTCATACCAGGATTTTAGATTTCACTCCTAAACCTTCAGCATTGACAACTCTCATGGGATTGGATCAGAAGACCCAATGGGCGTTCTTTTCCCCTCCCCCAGGGTATTTTAAACAACGTTTTTCCACTCCTTACATTGCACCTTCGCTAGGGTCTTCCGATAATCAAGATGCTGATATGGAAAAAATTTCTTCTTTTCTTAAGATCTTGACTAATGGAAGATTTGACTACAAAAGCCGGGTCAATGGATCCTTCGATCAGCAAAACCCTGGTGACCACGAAGACGATGAAAATGACGAAGAGGAAGATCCTAAAATCCAGGAAGGGAAAACCCTTTTGAAGGCTTTAGATTTTGGTGTAAAGTCTTCCAATGTCATGATCGACTACATAATTTCTCGTATTTTCCAATTTGTTCAAGGGTAA
- a CDS encoding CDC27 family protein: MIDNEWKAILGWEDDHLEELRIAGYSFLRQGHYKKALLFFEALVILDPVSAYDHQILGALYLQLGENQKALETLDKALRLKGDHLPTLINKTKALFCLNRTAEAAAIANYLKTCPDSVIANDAEALLMSYVKKDSQTKKVPVLSA, encoded by the coding sequence ATGATCGATAACGAATGGAAAGCTATTTTAGGATGGGAAGATGACCACTTGGAAGAACTTCGGATTGCTGGGTACTCCTTTTTGCGACAAGGTCACTACAAGAAAGCCTTACTATTCTTTGAGGCATTAGTTATTTTAGATCCTGTCAGTGCCTATGATCACCAAATTTTAGGAGCCCTTTATCTACAGCTGGGGGAAAACCAGAAGGCTCTTGAAACACTAGATAAGGCCCTGCGCCTCAAAGGCGATCATCTTCCAACACTTATTAACAAGACGAAAGCTCTTTTCTGTTTGAACAGAACAGCTGAAGCAGCTGCCATTGCCAATTATCTAAAGACATGTCCAGATTCCGTCATAGCCAATGATGCCGAAGCTTTGTTAATGAGTTACGTTAAGAAAGATAGTCAAACTAAGAAAGTTCCTGTTCTTTCTGCCTAA
- the dnaA gene encoding chromosomal replication initiator protein DnaA: MLTCNECSTWEQFVNYVKTRCSDTAFENWIAPIRVLEETSTLIRLEVPNIFVQNYLFDNYKKDLCSFVPVNADGEPALEFVVVEAKKVSISTSESAPVTKNPFQEELSKDFELKLNSSYKFDNFIEGPSNQFVKSAAVGIANKPGKSYNPLFIHGGVGLGKTHLLHAIGHYVRENHKKLRVHCITTEAFINDLVHHLKAKSIDKMKNFYRSLDLLLVDDIQFLQNRQNFEEEFCNTFESLINMSKQIVITSDKPPSQLKLSERIIARMEWGLVAHVGTPDLETRVAILQHKAEQKGLSVPSEVAFFIADRVYGNVRQLEGAINKLTAYCRVFGKPITEEIVQDTLKELFKAPAKQKVSVESILKSVSTVFQVKTQDLKGNSRTKECLLARQVAMYLAKSLISDSLSAIGSAFGKTHSTILYACKNIEQRIAEDDTLRRQINICRSNIEA, translated from the coding sequence ATGTTAACTTGCAACGAGTGCAGCACCTGGGAGCAATTTGTCAACTACGTCAAGACACGTTGTTCAGACACAGCTTTCGAGAATTGGATAGCTCCCATCCGAGTTTTAGAAGAAACTTCAACTCTAATACGTCTTGAAGTTCCAAACATTTTCGTCCAAAACTATCTCTTCGATAATTACAAAAAAGATCTTTGCTCTTTTGTTCCTGTAAATGCTGACGGGGAACCAGCTCTTGAATTTGTGGTGGTTGAAGCTAAGAAAGTTTCCATTTCTACCAGCGAGTCCGCACCTGTTACGAAGAATCCTTTTCAAGAAGAACTCTCTAAAGATTTCGAACTAAAACTCAATTCTTCCTACAAATTTGACAATTTTATTGAGGGTCCTTCTAACCAGTTTGTAAAATCAGCAGCTGTAGGCATCGCCAACAAACCAGGCAAGTCCTACAACCCCTTATTTATTCATGGTGGTGTAGGTCTGGGTAAGACGCATTTGCTTCACGCTATCGGGCACTACGTTCGCGAAAATCACAAAAAGCTTCGCGTTCACTGCATAACAACAGAAGCTTTTATCAATGACCTTGTACACCACTTAAAAGCTAAGTCCATAGATAAAATGAAAAATTTCTATCGCTCGTTAGATCTGTTACTAGTTGACGATATCCAGTTTCTTCAAAATCGACAAAATTTTGAGGAAGAGTTCTGTAATACTTTTGAATCTCTCATCAATATGAGCAAACAAATTGTTATCACTAGCGATAAACCACCCAGCCAATTAAAACTCTCAGAACGTATAATAGCTAGAATGGAATGGGGTCTCGTGGCTCATGTAGGAACTCCTGATTTAGAAACTAGGGTGGCTATTTTGCAGCACAAAGCTGAACAAAAAGGCCTGTCCGTGCCCAGCGAGGTAGCTTTCTTCATAGCCGATCGCGTGTATGGTAATGTACGTCAGCTGGAAGGCGCCATTAATAAACTAACTGCTTATTGTAGAGTCTTCGGTAAGCCTATAACAGAAGAAATTGTTCAGGATACTTTAAAAGAACTTTTTAAAGCTCCAGCAAAACAAAAAGTATCCGTAGAAAGCATTCTGAAAAGTGTATCAACTGTATTCCAAGTAAAAACACAAGATTTAAAGGGAAATTCTCGGACAAAGGAATGCCTATTAGCTCGACAAGTTGCCATGTATCTCGCAAAATCCTTGATCTCGGATTCTCTTTCTGCTATAGGGTCCGCGTTCGGAAAAACTCACTCAACAATTTTATATGCCTGTAAAAATATTGAACAACGTATCGCTGAAGACGACACTCTAAGACGACAAATAAATATCTGCCGCAGTAACATAGAGGCTTAA
- a CDS encoding bactofilin family protein, producing MFRRTTKGSFEDVTTLYEEDPSLRKKFSPHYQQENRIDAAGLYEAPKSVDTTSHASVSPMAQEETTKWCPSPEESVSMSFREEPETTLGEGVSFKGELVFEKLLRIDGTFEGKLVSAGKIIVGPTGKVKADIDLGEAIIEGVVEGNITTRGKVEARGEAVIIGDISASSLCVDEGVSITGYVCISRPESPNTEDSSDQQIY from the coding sequence ATGTTTCGGAGAACGACAAAAGGGTCTTTTGAGGATGTAACCACTCTGTATGAGGAGGATCCTTCATTAAGAAAAAAATTCTCTCCACATTATCAACAGGAGAATCGCATAGATGCTGCGGGATTGTATGAAGCTCCAAAATCTGTGGACACCACTTCCCACGCTTCAGTGTCTCCTATGGCTCAAGAGGAAACGACAAAGTGGTGTCCTTCGCCAGAAGAATCTGTTTCCATGTCTTTTAGGGAAGAACCAGAAACAACTCTAGGTGAAGGCGTGTCATTTAAAGGTGAATTGGTTTTCGAGAAGTTACTTCGTATTGATGGAACTTTCGAGGGCAAACTTGTCTCCGCGGGGAAAATCATCGTAGGCCCCACAGGCAAAGTAAAAGCTGATATTGATCTTGGAGAGGCCATCATTGAAGGCGTTGTAGAAGGCAATATTACAACCAGAGGAAAAGTTGAAGCCCGAGGTGAAGCCGTTATTATCGGAGATATCTCCGCCTCTTCGCTCTGTGTCGATGAAGGTGTTTCTATTACTGGTTACGTGTGCATCTCTCGCCCAGAATCTCCAAACACAGAGGACTCCAGTGATCAACAAATCTATTAG
- a CDS encoding Na(+)-transporting NADH-quinone reductase subunit B yields MLRRFLDYSFRFVEKDKFKKFFPVVDALDTFCYEPTHPCSSPPFIRDSVDVKRWMIIVVFALMPAIFMAVWNSGLQQVVYLSKSANLMQEFILSSKTFWGAFSFALHQGIFLKIILKGLQLFIPLVAITYIVGGTCEVLFAIKRKHKIAEGLLVTGILYPLTLPPTIPYWMAALGIIFGVVFAKEVFGGTGMNVLNPALSARAFLFFTFPGRMTGDVWVGGDPSSIKNSLHIMNTDAHKAIFDGFSQATCLQTLSSTSSLIKRIHVDTIATNIMETSSVPTIEFIKEKFALWSENHPGAVLGKLSITQLQEFLSTPLSEGGLGMLSSQFDSAYAATDLIYGTGKFSSSSLFWGNILGAFGETSTFACLLGALLLIITRIASWRTMLSCVLGAFLTAWLFKLGSILFFDGYGAWAPAKFFIPAYRHLFMGGLAFGFIFMATDPVSSPSMKLGKWLYGAFIGFLTVFIRLINPAYPEGVMLAILLGNVFAPLFDHYAIRRYRKRT; encoded by the coding sequence ATGTTACGAAGATTTTTGGACTATTCGTTTCGTTTTGTTGAGAAAGACAAATTTAAGAAGTTTTTCCCTGTAGTAGATGCCTTAGACACGTTCTGCTATGAACCAACTCACCCTTGCTCTTCTCCACCCTTCATCAGAGACTCTGTGGACGTCAAACGGTGGATGATTATAGTCGTTTTTGCATTAATGCCAGCCATTTTTATGGCTGTTTGGAATTCGGGTTTGCAGCAAGTGGTCTATCTCTCAAAAAGTGCAAATCTTATGCAAGAGTTTATACTCTCCTCTAAAACCTTTTGGGGAGCTTTTTCTTTTGCTCTTCATCAGGGGATTTTTCTAAAGATTATACTCAAAGGTTTACAACTTTTCATCCCTTTGGTTGCTATTACTTACATAGTCGGAGGAACGTGCGAAGTCCTTTTTGCTATCAAAAGGAAACATAAAATTGCCGAGGGTTTGCTCGTCACAGGTATCCTCTATCCTCTGACTTTACCTCCTACAATTCCTTACTGGATGGCGGCCCTGGGAATTATTTTTGGTGTCGTTTTTGCTAAAGAGGTTTTCGGTGGCACGGGAATGAACGTTTTAAACCCTGCTCTTTCTGCACGAGCTTTCTTGTTCTTCACTTTCCCTGGTCGCATGACAGGGGACGTGTGGGTTGGCGGGGATCCTTCCTCCATCAAAAATAGTTTACATATCATGAACACAGACGCTCACAAGGCTATTTTCGATGGATTTTCCCAAGCCACCTGCTTGCAGACACTAAGCTCCACATCCTCTCTGATCAAACGTATTCATGTGGATACCATCGCCACTAATATCATGGAGACCTCTTCAGTTCCTACGATAGAATTTATCAAAGAGAAATTCGCTTTATGGAGTGAAAATCATCCTGGCGCTGTTTTAGGAAAATTATCCATTACTCAGCTGCAGGAGTTTCTTTCTACCCCCCTTTCTGAGGGAGGCTTAGGGATGCTTTCTTCTCAATTCGATTCTGCCTACGCAGCTACAGATCTTATCTACGGGACCGGCAAGTTTTCTTCCTCAAGCCTTTTCTGGGGCAATATTTTAGGAGCTTTTGGGGAGACTTCAACCTTTGCTTGTTTACTAGGGGCCCTCCTTTTAATCATAACAAGAATTGCCTCCTGGAGAACGATGTTGTCTTGTGTCCTAGGAGCTTTTCTTACAGCCTGGCTCTTCAAGCTAGGAAGTATTCTATTCTTTGATGGCTATGGCGCCTGGGCGCCGGCAAAATTTTTTATTCCTGCCTATCGGCACTTGTTTATGGGTGGACTAGCCTTTGGTTTTATCTTCATGGCTACAGATCCAGTGTCTTCCCCATCTATGAAGCTGGGCAAATGGCTTTACGGAGCATTCATAGGATTTTTGACAGTGTTTATACGTTTAATTAATCCCGCATATCCAGAAGGAGTCATGCTAGCTATCCTATTGGGAAATGTGTTCGCTCCTCTATTTGACCACTATGCTATACGGAGATATCGAAAGAGAACGTAA